In Peromyscus maniculatus bairdii isolate BWxNUB_F1_BW_parent chromosome 21, HU_Pman_BW_mat_3.1, whole genome shotgun sequence, one DNA window encodes the following:
- the Ppt2 gene encoding lysosomal thioesterase PPT2 isoform X1 — protein MGWGTGATRGSVFGLDSRAAGDVGFGEVPEELDSERTRWARDPEGAEFMMSGSPAATGGCAGRALGGSMPGLWRQRLPSAWALLLLPFLRLLMPAAPAPHRGSYKPVIVVHGLFDSSYSFRHLLDYINETHPGTVVTVLDLFDGRESLRPLWEQVQGFRDAVAPIMEKAPEGVHLICYSQGGLVCRALLCVMDEHNVDSFISLSSPQMGQYGDTDYLKWLFPTSMRSNLYRVCYSPWGQEFSICNYWHDPHHDDLYLNASSFLALINGERDHPNATVWRKNFLRLGRLVLIGGPDDGVITPWQSSFFGFYDANETVLEMEEQPVYLRDSFGLKSLLARGAIVRCPVAGISHTTWHSNRTLYDSCIEPWLS, from the exons ATGGGGTGGGGAACTGGGGCGACTCGGGGCTCGGTGTTTGGCCTGGATTCCAGGGCCGCTGGGGATGTGGGTTTTGGAGAGGTTCCTGAGGAACTGGATTCGGAGCGCACTCGCTGGGCCCGAGATCCCGAGGGGGCGGAGTTTATGATGTCTGGAAGTCCGGCGGCCACAGGAGGATGTGCAGGGCGCGCGTTGG GTGGGAGCATGCCAGGgctatggaggcagaggcttcCTTCGGCGTGGGCTTTGCTCCTTCTGCCGTTCTTGCGACTGCTGATGCCCGCAGCCCCCGCACCCCACCGCGGGTCCTACAAGCCAGTGATCGTGGTGCACGGGCTTTTTGACAGTTCCTACAGCTTCCGCCACCTGCTGGACTATATCAACGAG ACACACCCCGGGACTGTGGTGACAGTGCTCGATCTCTTCGATGGCAGAGAGAGCTTGCGGCCCTTGTGGGAACAGGTGCAAGGGTTCCGAGATGCTGTGGCCCCCATCATGGAAAAGGCCCCTGAAGGGGTGCATCTCATCTGCTACTCCCAGG GAGGCCTGGTGTGCCGAGCTTTGCTGTGCGTCATGGACGAGCACAATGTGGATTCtttcatctccctctcttccccgcAGATGGGACAGTATGGAG ACACAGACTATCTGAAGTGGCTCTTCCCCACATCCATGCGGTCCAACCTCTATCGGGTCTGCTACAGTCCCTGGGGCCAAGAATTTTCCATCTGCAACTACTGGCACG ATCCTCACCATGACGACTTGTACCTCAATGCCAGCAGCTTCCTGGCCCTCATCAATGGGGAGAGAGACCATCCCAATGCCACTG TGTGGCGGAAGAACTTTCTCCGACTGGGCCGCCTGGTGCTGATTGGGGGTCCTGACGATGGAGTCATTACTCCCTGGCAATCTAG CTTCTTTGGTTTCTATGACGCCAACGAGACGGTCTTGGAGATGGAGGAGCAGCCG GTTTATCTGCGAGACTCCTTTGGGTTGAAGTCTCTCTTGGCCCGGGGGGCCATAGTGAGGTGTCCGGTGGCTGGGATCTCTCATACCACCTGGCACTCCAATCGCACGCTCTATGATAGTTGCATTGAACCGTGGCTCTCCTGA
- the Prrt1 gene encoding proline-rich transmembrane protein 1, translating to MSSEKSGLPDSVPHTSPPPYNAPQPPAEPPIPPPQTAPSSHHHHHHHYHQSGTATLPRLGAGGLASAAAGAQRGPSSSATLPRPPHHAPPGPGAGAPPPGCATLPRMPPDPYLQETRFEGPLPPPPPAAAAPPPPAPAPTAQAPGFVVPTHAGAVGTLPLGGYVAPGYPLQLQPCTAYVPVYPVGTPYAGGTPGGPGVTSTLPPPPQGPGLALLEPRRPPHDYMPIAVLTTICCFWPTGIIAIFKAVQVRTALARGDMVSAEIASREARNFSFISLAVGIAAMVLCTILTVVIIIAAQHHENYWDP from the exons ATGTCATCGGAAAAGtcag GCCTTCCAGACTCAGTTCCCCACACTTCACCGCCGCCCTACAATGCCCCCCAGCCTCCGGCCGAGCCCCCCATCCCGCCGCCACAAACGGCCCCCTCctcgcaccaccaccaccaccaccactaccaccagtcTGGCACTGCCACCCTCCCGCGCTTAGGGGCAGGTGGCCTGGCCTCTGCCGCGGCCGGCGCTCAGCGTGGCCCTTCGTCCTCCGCCACGCTGCCGCGGCCCCCTCACCATGCCCCGCCCGGTCCCGGCGCTGGGGCTCCCCCGCCCGGCTGTGCTACCTTACCCCGCATGCCACCCGACCCTTATCTGCAGGAGACGCGCTTCGAGGGCCCACTTCCCCCACCACCGCCGGCGGctgccgccccgcccccgccagcGCCAGCCCCGACGGCCCAGGCCCCGGGCTTTGTGGTGCCCACGCACGCGGGGGCGGTGGGCACGCTGCCGCTGGGGGGCTACGTGGCGCCCGGCTACCCGCTGCAGCTGCAGCCCTGCACTGCCTATGTTCCGGTGTACCCGGTGGGCACG CCCTACGCAGGCGGGACCCCCGGGGGCCCGGGAGTGACCTCCACGCTGCCCCCGCCGCCCCAGGGCCCAGGGCTGGCTCTGCTAGAGCCCAGGCGCCCGCCGCACGACTACATGCCCATCGCCGTGCTGACCACCATCTGCtgcttctggcctacaggcatcaTCGCCATCTTCAAGGCCGTGCAG GTGCGCACGGCCTTGGCCCGCGGAGACATGGTGTCCGCCGAGATCGCTTCACGCGAGGCCCGGAACTTCTCATTCATCTCCCTGGCCGTGGGCATCGCAGCCATGGTGCTCTGTACCATCCTCACGGTCGTCATCATCATCGCCGCCCAGCACCACGAAAACTACTGGGACCCCTAA
- the Ppt2 gene encoding lysosomal thioesterase PPT2 isoform X2, with product MPGLWRQRLPSAWALLLLPFLRLLMPAAPAPHRGSYKPVIVVHGLFDSSYSFRHLLDYINETHPGTVVTVLDLFDGRESLRPLWEQVQGFRDAVAPIMEKAPEGVHLICYSQGGLVCRALLCVMDEHNVDSFISLSSPQMGQYGDTDYLKWLFPTSMRSNLYRVCYSPWGQEFSICNYWHDPHHDDLYLNASSFLALINGERDHPNATVWRKNFLRLGRLVLIGGPDDGVITPWQSSFFGFYDANETVLEMEEQPVYLRDSFGLKSLLARGAIVRCPVAGISHTTWHSNRTLYDSCIEPWLS from the exons ATGCCAGGgctatggaggcagaggcttcCTTCGGCGTGGGCTTTGCTCCTTCTGCCGTTCTTGCGACTGCTGATGCCCGCAGCCCCCGCACCCCACCGCGGGTCCTACAAGCCAGTGATCGTGGTGCACGGGCTTTTTGACAGTTCCTACAGCTTCCGCCACCTGCTGGACTATATCAACGAG ACACACCCCGGGACTGTGGTGACAGTGCTCGATCTCTTCGATGGCAGAGAGAGCTTGCGGCCCTTGTGGGAACAGGTGCAAGGGTTCCGAGATGCTGTGGCCCCCATCATGGAAAAGGCCCCTGAAGGGGTGCATCTCATCTGCTACTCCCAGG GAGGCCTGGTGTGCCGAGCTTTGCTGTGCGTCATGGACGAGCACAATGTGGATTCtttcatctccctctcttccccgcAGATGGGACAGTATGGAG ACACAGACTATCTGAAGTGGCTCTTCCCCACATCCATGCGGTCCAACCTCTATCGGGTCTGCTACAGTCCCTGGGGCCAAGAATTTTCCATCTGCAACTACTGGCACG ATCCTCACCATGACGACTTGTACCTCAATGCCAGCAGCTTCCTGGCCCTCATCAATGGGGAGAGAGACCATCCCAATGCCACTG TGTGGCGGAAGAACTTTCTCCGACTGGGCCGCCTGGTGCTGATTGGGGGTCCTGACGATGGAGTCATTACTCCCTGGCAATCTAG CTTCTTTGGTTTCTATGACGCCAACGAGACGGTCTTGGAGATGGAGGAGCAGCCG GTTTATCTGCGAGACTCCTTTGGGTTGAAGTCTCTCTTGGCCCGGGGGGCCATAGTGAGGTGTCCGGTGGCTGGGATCTCTCATACCACCTGGCACTCCAATCGCACGCTCTATGATAGTTGCATTGAACCGTGGCTCTCCTGA
- the Egfl8 gene encoding epidermal growth factor-like protein 8: MGLRAELCAFLTGLSFLLLLMSGQGARGGSFRHSSGVCSNRTLVVPLRYNESYSQPVYKPYLTLCAGRRICSTYRTTYRVAWREVRREVQQTHVVCCQGWKKPHPGALTCEAICSKPCLNGGVCTGPDQCECAPGWAGKHCRLDVDECRTSLTLCSHGCQNTLGSFTCSCPHPLVLGPDGRACAGGPLESSTSASILSVAVREAEREERTLRWEVAELRGRLERLEQWATQAGAWVRAVLPMPPEELQPEKVAELWGRGDRIESLSDQVLLLEEKLGACACEDNSLN; the protein is encoded by the exons ATGGGGCTCAGGGCTGAGCTGTGTGCTTTCCTGACTGGACTTTCGTTCCTCCTGCTCCTGATGTCAGGCCAGGGGGCCAGAGGAGGATCTTTCAGACACAG TTCGGGTGTCTGCTCCAACCGCACACTGGTGGTTCCGCTCCGTTACAACGAGTCCTACAGCCAACCGGTCTACAAGCCCTACCTGACCTTGTGTGCTGGGAGACGCATCTGCAGCACCTACCG GACCACTTACCGCGTGGCCTGGAGGGAGGTGAGGCGGGAGGTACAGCAGACACACGTGGTGTGCTGCCAGGGCTGGAAGAAGCCGCATCCAGGAGCTCTCACCTGTGAAG CCATCTGCTCCAAGCCTTGTCTTAACGGAGGTGTCTGCACTGGACCGGACCAGTGCGAGTGCGCCCCCGGCTGGGCAGGGAAGCACTGCCGCCTGG ACGTCGATGAATGCAGGACCAGCCTTACCCTCTGTTCTCACGGCTGTCAGAACACCCTGGGCAGCTTCACATGCAGCTGTCCGCACCCCCTGGTTCTGGGTCCGGACGGACGCGCCTGTGCAGGGGGGCCTCTAGAATCCTCCACAAGTGCCAGCATCCTCAGCGTGGCAG TTCGGGAAGCGGAACGTGAGGAGCGGACCCTGAGGTGGGAGGTCGCAGAGCTGCGTGGGCGCCTGGAGCGGCTGGAGCAG TGGGCCACACAGGCTGGGGCCTGGGTCCGAGCAGTGCTGCCCATGCCGCCTGAAGAGCTGCAGCCAGAAAAGGTGGCTGAGCTTTGGGGCCGGGGTGACAGGATCGAGTCCCTCAGTGACCAGGTGCTGCTGCTTGAGGAGAAGCTGGGTGCCT GTGCCTGTGAGGACAACAGCCTGAACTAG
- the Agpat1 gene encoding 1-acyl-sn-glycerol-3-phosphate acyltransferase alpha, with amino-acid sequence MELWPGAWTALLLLLLLLLSTLWFCSPSAKYFFKMGFYNGWILLLAILAIPVCAVRGRNVENMKILRLLLLHIKYLYGIRVEVRGAQHFPPTQPYVVVSNHQSSLDLLGMMEVLPDRCVPIAKRELLWAGSAGLACWLAGVIFIDRKRTGDAISVMSEVAQTLLTQDVRVWVFPEGTRNHNGSMLPFKRGAFHLAVQAQVPIIPIVMSSYQDFYCKKERRFTSGRCQVRVLPPVPTEGLTPDDVPALADRVRHSMLTIFREISTDGLGGGDCLKKPGGAGEARL; translated from the exons ATGGAGCTGTGGCCCGGGGCCTGGacggcgctgctgctgctgctgctcctcctgctgTCCACCCTGTGGTTCTGCAGCCCCAGTGCCAAGTATTTCTTCAAGATGGGCTTCTACAACGGCTGGATCCTCCTGCTGGCTATCCTCGCGATCCCCGTGTGTGCCGTCCGAGGACGCAATGTCGAGAACATGAA GATCTTGCGTCTGCTGCTGCTTCACATCAAGTACCTGTATGGGATCCGCGTGGAGGTGCGGGGGGCTCAACACTTCCCTCCCACACAGCCCTACGTTGTGGTCTCCAACCACCAGAGCTCCCTCGACCTGCTCG GGATGATGGAGGTGCTGCCAGATCGCTGTGTGCCCATTGCCAAGCGTGAGCTCCTATGGGCTGGCTCTGCTGGACTGGCCTGCTGGCTGGCAGGAGTCATCTTCATTGACCGGAAACGCACGGGAGATGCCATCAGTGTCATGTCTGAGGTGGCCCAGACCCTGCTCACCCAGGAT GTGAGAGTCTGGGTTTTCCCTGAAGGAACAAGAAACCACAATGGCTCCATGCTGCCCTTCAAACGTGGCGCCTTCCACCTTGCAGTCCAGGCCCAG gtgccCATTATCCCCATAGTCATGTCCTCCTACCAAGACTTCTACTGCAAGAAGGAGCGCCGCTTCACCTCGG GACGATGTCAGGTGCGGGTGCTGCCCCCAGTGCCCACAGAAGGGCTGACACCAGATGATGTCCCAGCTCTGGCAGACAGAGTCCGGCACTCCATGCTCACTATCTTCCGGGAGATCTCCACTGATGGCCTGGGTGGCGGTGACTGTCTGAAAAAGCCTGGGGGAGCGGGCGAGGCCCGGCTCtga
- the Rnf5 gene encoding E3 ubiquitin-protein ligase RNF5, with amino-acid sequence MAAAEEEDGGPEGPNRERGGAGATFECNICLETAREAVVSVCGHLYCWPCLHQWLETRPDRQECPVCKAGISRENVVPLYGRGSQKPQDPRLRTPPRPQGQRPAPESRGGFQPFGDAGGFHFSFGVGAFPFGFFTTVFNAHEPFRRGAGVDLGQGHPASSWQDSLFLFLAIFFFFWLLSI; translated from the exons ATGGCAGCGGCGGAAGAAGAGGACGGGGGCCCCGAAGGGCCAAACCGCgagcggggcggggcgggcgcgACCTTCGAATGTAATATCTGTCTGGAGACGGCTCGCGAAGCTGTGGTCAGCGTGTGCGGCCACCTGTATTG ttGGCCCTGTCTTCACCAG TGGTTGGAGACACGGCCAGACAGGCAAGAGTGCCCCGTGTGTAAAGCTGGCATCAGCAGGGAGAATGTCGTCCCTCTTTATGGACGAGGAAGCCAGAAGCCCCAGGATCCCAG atTGAGGACTCCACCCCGCCCCCAGGGCCAGCGACCAGCTCCAGAGAGCCGAGGG GGGTTCCAGCCGTTCGGCGATGCCGGGGGCTTCCACTTCTCGTTTGGTGTCGGTGCTTTTCCCTTTGGCTTTTTCACCACCGTGTTCAATGCCCACGAGCCTTTCCGCAGGGGTGCAG GTGTGGATCTGGGACAGGGACACCCGGCCTCCAGCTGGCAAGATTCCCTTTTCCTGTTTCTCgccatcttcttctttttctggctGCTCAGTATTTGA
- the Ager gene encoding advanced glycosylation end product-specific receptor isoform X2 — MMPTGTAAGAWALALALWGAVVGGQNITARIGEPLVLSCKGAPKKPPQQLEWKLNTGRTEAWKVLSPQGGPWDSVARILPNGSLLLPAIGVVDEGTFRCRAINRRGKEVKSNYRVRVYQIPGKPEIVDAASELTAGVPNKVGTCVSEGSYPAGTLSWHLDGKPLIPDGKGTIVKEETRRHPETGLFTLQSELTVTPARGGADHPTFSCSFSLGLPRRRPLNTAPFQPRVRELGPPEEIQLLVDPEGGTVAPGGTVSLTCVISAQPPPKIHWIKDGAPLPLDPSPVLLLPEVGHEDEGVYSCVATHPSHGPQESPPVSISITGSVGGSGLGTLALALGILGGLGIATLLIGAILWRKRQPRREERKAPENQEDEEERAELNQSEDAETAENGAGGP, encoded by the exons ATGATGCCAACAGGAACAGCAGCTGGAGCCTGGGCGCTGGCCCTTGCTCTGTGGG GAGCTGTGGTTGGTGGTCAGAACATCACAGCCCGGATTGGAGAGCCACTTGTGCTGAGCTGTAAGGGGGCCCCTAAGAAACCACCCCAGCAGCTAGAATGGAAACTG AACACGGGCCGGACTGAAGCTTGGAAGGTCCTGTCTCCCCAGGGAGGACCCTGGGACAGCGTGGCTCGAATCCTCCCCAACGGTTCCCTCCTTCTGCCAGCTATTGGAGTCGTTGATGAGGGGACTTTCCGGTGCCGGGCAATCAACAGGCGTGGAAAGGAGGTCAAGTCCAACTACCGCGTCCGAGTCTACC AGATTCCTGGGAAGCCAGAAATTGTGGATGCTGCCTCTGAACTCACAGCTGGTGTCCCTAATAAG GTGGGGACATGTGTGTCAGAGGGAAGCTACCCTGCAGGGACCCTTAGCTGGCACTTGGATGGGAAACCCCTGATTCCTGATGGCAAAG GAACAATTGTGAAGGAAGAGACCAGGAGACACCCCGAGACAGGGCTCTTCACACTGCAGTCAGAGCTGACAGTGACCCCAGCCCGAGGAGGAGCCGACCATCCTACCTTCTCTTGCAGCTTCTCTCTGGGCCTCCCCCGGCGCAGACCCTTGAACACAGCCCCCTTCCAGCCCCGTGTCAGGG AGCTCGGGCCTCCAGAGGAGATTCAGCTGTTGGTTGATCCAGAAGGCGGAACCGTCGCTCCTGGGGGGACTGTGAGCCTGACCTGTGTCATCTCTGCTCAGCCCCCTCCGAAGATTCACTGGATAAAGGAT ggTGCACCCCTGCCCCTCGACCCCAGCCCTGTACTGCTCCTCCCTGAGGTAGGGCATGAGGATGAGGGCGTCTACAGCTGTGTGGCCACCCACCCTAGCCACGGGCCTCAGGAAAGCCCTCCTGTCAGCATCAGCATCACAG GCTCTGTGGGCGGGTCTGGGCTGGGAacgctggccctggccctggggaTCCTGGGAGGCCTGGGAATAGCCACCCTGCTCATTGGGGCCATCCTGTGGCGAAAACGGCAACCCAGACGAGAGGAGAG GAAGGCCCCGGAAAACCAGGAGGACGAGGAGGAACGTGCGGAGCTGAATCAGTCAGAGGACGCTGAGACAGCAGAGAACGGGGCAGGAGGACCTtag
- the Ager gene encoding advanced glycosylation end product-specific receptor isoform X1 translates to MMPTGTAAGAWALALALWGAVVGGQNITARIGEPLVLSCKGAPKKPPQQLEWKLNTGRTEAWKVLSPQGGPWDSVARILPNGSLLLPAIGVVDEGTFRCRAINRRGKEVKSNYRVRVYQIPGKPEIVDAASELTAGVPNKVGTCVSEGSYPAGTLSWHLDGKPLIPDGKGTIVKEETRRHPETGLFTLQSELTVTPARGGADHPTFSCSFSLGLPRRRPLNTAPFQPRVRELGPPEEIQLLVDPEGGTVAPGGTVSLTCVISAQPPPKIHWIKDGAPLPLDPSPVLLLPEVGHEDEGVYSCVATHPSHGPQESPPVSISITETGEERPAAGSVGGSGLGTLALALGILGGLGIATLLIGAILWRKRQPRREERKAPENQEDEEERAELNQSEDAETAENGAGGP, encoded by the exons ATGATGCCAACAGGAACAGCAGCTGGAGCCTGGGCGCTGGCCCTTGCTCTGTGGG GAGCTGTGGTTGGTGGTCAGAACATCACAGCCCGGATTGGAGAGCCACTTGTGCTGAGCTGTAAGGGGGCCCCTAAGAAACCACCCCAGCAGCTAGAATGGAAACTG AACACGGGCCGGACTGAAGCTTGGAAGGTCCTGTCTCCCCAGGGAGGACCCTGGGACAGCGTGGCTCGAATCCTCCCCAACGGTTCCCTCCTTCTGCCAGCTATTGGAGTCGTTGATGAGGGGACTTTCCGGTGCCGGGCAATCAACAGGCGTGGAAAGGAGGTCAAGTCCAACTACCGCGTCCGAGTCTACC AGATTCCTGGGAAGCCAGAAATTGTGGATGCTGCCTCTGAACTCACAGCTGGTGTCCCTAATAAG GTGGGGACATGTGTGTCAGAGGGAAGCTACCCTGCAGGGACCCTTAGCTGGCACTTGGATGGGAAACCCCTGATTCCTGATGGCAAAG GAACAATTGTGAAGGAAGAGACCAGGAGACACCCCGAGACAGGGCTCTTCACACTGCAGTCAGAGCTGACAGTGACCCCAGCCCGAGGAGGAGCCGACCATCCTACCTTCTCTTGCAGCTTCTCTCTGGGCCTCCCCCGGCGCAGACCCTTGAACACAGCCCCCTTCCAGCCCCGTGTCAGGG AGCTCGGGCCTCCAGAGGAGATTCAGCTGTTGGTTGATCCAGAAGGCGGAACCGTCGCTCCTGGGGGGACTGTGAGCCTGACCTGTGTCATCTCTGCTCAGCCCCCTCCGAAGATTCACTGGATAAAGGAT ggTGCACCCCTGCCCCTCGACCCCAGCCCTGTACTGCTCCTCCCTGAGGTAGGGCATGAGGATGAGGGCGTCTACAGCTGTGTGGCCACCCACCCTAGCCACGGGCCTCAGGAAAGCCCTCCTGTCAGCATCAGCATCACAG AAACAGGCGAGGAGAGGCCAgctgcag GCTCTGTGGGCGGGTCTGGGCTGGGAacgctggccctggccctggggaTCCTGGGAGGCCTGGGAATAGCCACCCTGCTCATTGGGGCCATCCTGTGGCGAAAACGGCAACCCAGACGAGAGGAGAG GAAGGCCCCGGAAAACCAGGAGGACGAGGAGGAACGTGCGGAGCTGAATCAGTCAGAGGACGCTGAGACAGCAGAGAACGGGGCAGGAGGACCTtag
- the Pbx2 gene encoding pre-B-cell leukemia transcription factor 2 gives MDERLLGPPPPGGGRGGLGLVGGEPGGPGEPPGAGDPGGGSGGVPGGRGKQDIGDILQQIMTITDQSLDEAQAKKHALNCHRMKPALFSVLCEIKEKTGLSIRSSQEEEPVDPQLMRLDNMLLAEGVAGPEKGGGSAAAAAAAAASGGGVSPDNSIEHSDYRSKLAQIRHIYHSELEKYEQACNEFTTHVMNLLREQSRTRPVAPKEMERMVSIIHRKFSAIQMQLKQSTCEAVMILRSRFLDARRKRRNFSKQATEVLNEYFYSHLSNPYPSEEAKEELAKKCGITVSQVSNWFGNKRIRYKKNIGKFQEEANIYAVKTAVSVAQGGHSRTSSPTPPSSAGSGGSFNLSGSGDMFLGMPGLNGDSYSASQVESLRHSMGPGSYGDNLGGGQIYSPREMRANGGWQEAVTPSSVTSPTEGPGSVHSDTSN, from the exons GGGCTGGTGGGTGGGGAGCCCGGGGGCCCTGGCGAGCCTCCCGGTGCCGGAGACCCcggtgggggaagtgggggggtcCCGGGAGGCCGGGGGAAGCAAGACATCGGGGACATTCTGCAACAGATAATGACCATCACCGACCAGAGCCTGGACGAGGCCCAGGCCAA GAAACACGCCCTAAACTGCCACCGAATGAAGCCGGCTCTGTTTAGTGTCCTGTGTGAGATCAAGGAGAAAACTG GCCTTAGCATCCGGAGCTCCCAAGAGGAGGAGCCAGTGGACCCACAGCTGATGCGCTTGGACAACATGCTTCTGGCAGAAGGTGTGGCTGGACCAGAGAAGGGGGGAGGCTCCGCAGCAGCGGCTGCAGCCGCTGCAGCCTCAGGAGGTGGCGTGTCCCCCGACAACTCCATCGAACACTCAGACTATCGCAGCAAGCTTGCCCAAATCCGCCACATCTACCACTCGGAGCTGGAGAAGTATGAGCAG GCGTGCAATGAGTTCACCACCCACGTCATGAACCTGCTGAGGGAGCAGAGCCGCACCCGTCCTGTGGCCCCCAAGGAGATGGAGCGTATGGTGAGCATCATCCATCGCAAGTTCAGCGCCATCCAGATGCAGCTGAAGCAGAGCACCTGCGAGGCGGTCATGATCCTGCGCTCTCGCTTCCTGGATGCCAG ACGAAAACGCCGGAACTTCAGCAAACAGGCCACCGAGGTCCTGAACGAGTATTTCTACTCTCACCTGAGTAACCCTTACCCCAGTGAGGAGGCCAAAGAGGAGCTGGCCAAAAAGTGCGGCATCACTGTCTCTCAG GTTTCCAACTGGTTTGGTAACAAGCGGATTCGCTACAAGAAGAATATTGGGAAATTCCAAGAGGAGGCGAATATCTATGCTGTGAAGACAGCCGTGTCAGTGGCCCAGGGGGGGCACAGCCGCACCAGCTCCCCGACGCCCCCCTCCTCTGCAG GCTCTGGCGGCTCTTTCAATCTCTCAGGATCCGGAGACATGTTTCTGGGGATGCCCGGGCTCAATGGAGACTCCTACTCTGCTTCCCAG GTGGAATCACTCCGACACTCAATGGGGCCAGGGAGCTACGGGGATAACCTCGGGGGAGGCCAGATATACAGTCCTCGAGAAATGCGG GCCAATGGTGGCTGGCAGGAGGCTGTGACCCCGTCCTCAGTGACATCCCCAACAGAGGGACCGGGAAGTGTTCACTCTGACACCTCCAACTGA